From Streptomyces sp. HUAS MG91, the proteins below share one genomic window:
- a CDS encoding SRPBCC family protein, giving the protein MARHLLPVGLDFIETAPLRLVFAREVSASPGAVYRALAEDVEGWPQWFSAVTRARPAEAGADGPRREIRLKGGGRFLETIVSAEPDEVYAYRVDEANAPGVRALLEEWRITPVPGGARVQWTFAADGAALFLAGVKVGRSGLGRAFRDAVGNLERRLATAAA; this is encoded by the coding sequence ATGGCACGTCATCTTCTCCCGGTCGGCCTCGACTTCATCGAGACCGCTCCCCTGCGCCTGGTCTTCGCCCGCGAGGTGTCCGCGTCGCCCGGCGCCGTGTACCGGGCGCTGGCCGAGGACGTCGAGGGCTGGCCGCAGTGGTTCTCCGCGGTGACCCGGGCGCGGCCGGCCGAGGCCGGTGCGGACGGGCCGCGGCGCGAGATACGGCTCAAGGGCGGCGGGCGCTTCCTGGAGACGATCGTGTCCGCGGAGCCCGACGAGGTGTACGCGTACCGGGTCGACGAGGCCAACGCGCCGGGGGTGCGGGCGCTGCTCGAGGAGTGGCGGATCACGCCGGTGCCCGGTGGGGCGCGGGTGCAGTGGACGTTCGCCGCCGACGGGGCCGCGCTGTTCCTGGCCGGGGTGAAGGTGGGCCGGTCCGGTCTCGGGCGGGCGTTCCGGGACGCGGTGGGCAACCTCGAACGACGGCTGGCCACCGCTGCCGCGTGA